A single window of Cellulomonas sp. NTE-D12 DNA harbors:
- a CDS encoding ADP-ribosylglycohydrolase family protein, which translates to MDGLQDRVTAVITGSAVADALGGATEGWTPQQIEERYGGRVRGVVGPFHENWRDARPIAPYHKGDGHVTDDTLMTRALVEVYARRRDHLDAYAVAEELVPLMIGEPQWVPELQDTALLVQRVFLAEKWLVARLHYGHVDPREAGAGNIVNCGAAMFIAPVGLANPGEPEAAYAEAIDVAGAHQSSYGREAAGVLAAAVAASVAPDATVDTVLQAARRLAHDGTAAAIDAVLDAVAAVPPPTDDDEERDLAHRVRVAVAPFDTVGEDYRAPTMDARRPSRTKSIEELPVALALLAAHRGQYRPAVLAAVNYGRDADSIASMAGALAAGLGGSPAVPTEWLDEVEHASRIDVRATGRLMADVVTDLVGADARRASERAARLSALVEQAAGARP; encoded by the coding sequence GTGGACGGGCTGCAGGACCGCGTGACCGCGGTCATCACGGGGTCGGCCGTGGCCGACGCGCTCGGTGGGGCGACGGAGGGCTGGACGCCGCAGCAGATCGAGGAGCGCTACGGCGGCCGCGTCCGGGGCGTCGTCGGACCGTTCCACGAGAACTGGCGGGACGCGCGGCCGATCGCGCCGTACCACAAGGGCGACGGGCACGTGACCGACGACACCCTCATGACCAGGGCACTCGTGGAGGTGTACGCACGCAGGCGGGATCACCTCGACGCGTACGCGGTCGCCGAGGAGCTGGTGCCGCTGATGATCGGCGAACCCCAGTGGGTGCCGGAGCTGCAGGACACCGCCCTGCTGGTGCAGCGGGTGTTCCTCGCCGAGAAGTGGCTCGTGGCACGCCTGCACTACGGGCACGTCGACCCCCGGGAGGCGGGCGCGGGGAACATCGTCAACTGCGGCGCCGCGATGTTCATCGCCCCGGTCGGGCTGGCCAACCCCGGGGAGCCGGAGGCCGCCTACGCCGAGGCGATCGACGTCGCCGGGGCTCACCAGTCCAGCTACGGACGCGAGGCGGCCGGAGTCCTCGCAGCCGCGGTCGCGGCATCGGTGGCGCCGGACGCCACCGTCGACACCGTCCTGCAGGCCGCCCGCCGGCTCGCCCACGACGGCACCGCTGCGGCGATCGACGCGGTCCTCGACGCCGTCGCGGCCGTGCCGCCGCCGACGGACGACGACGAGGAACGGGACCTGGCCCACCGCGTCCGGGTGGCCGTCGCGCCCTTCGACACCGTCGGCGAGGACTACCGGGCGCCGACGATGGACGCCCGACGACCCTCACGGACCAAGTCGATCGAGGAGCTTCCCGTCGCACTGGCGCTGCTCGCCGCGCACCGGGGGCAGTACCGCCCAGCGGTGCTGGCGGCCGTGAACTACGGCCGCGACGCCGACTCGATCGCGTCGATGGCCGGTGCGCTCGCTGCCGGCTTGGGTGGTAGCCCGGCCGTGCCGACCGAGTGGCTGGACGAGGTCGAGCACGCCAGCCGGATCGACGTGCGGGCGACCGGGCGGCTCATGGCCGACGTCGTGACGGACCTGGTCGGTGCCGATGCCCGCCGAGCGTCCGAGCGCGCCGCGCGGCTGTCCGCCTTGGTGGAGCAGGCGGCAGGGGCGCGCCCGTGA